One genomic segment of Clostridium estertheticum subsp. estertheticum includes these proteins:
- a CDS encoding DUF2325 domain-containing protein, whose amino-acid sequence MSILVIGGDNLGNITEKLKQNGFKDIEHITGRKKDAKNFKIPGHIDLVMVLVDFVGHQLTKIVKEESRRSDVKIAFSKRSWIHMEKKIQECAKELTDNKKIAI is encoded by the coding sequence ATGAGTATATTAGTAATAGGTGGAGATAATCTTGGTAATATCACAGAAAAATTAAAGCAGAATGGATTTAAGGACATAGAACATATAACCGGTAGAAAAAAAGATGCTAAAAACTTTAAAATACCTGGGCATATAGATCTAGTAATGGTTTTAGTAGATTTCGTAGGTCACCAATTAACAAAGATAGTAAAGGAAGAATCAAGAAGATCAGATGTGAAGATTGCATTTTCTAAACGTTCATGGATACACATGGAAAAGAAAATACAGGAGTGTGCTAAGGAGCTTACGGATAATAAAAAAATCGCAATTTAG
- a CDS encoding MarR family winged helix-turn-helix transcriptional regulator, producing the protein MDRSKAIGFVVKTLSNQVKRQIDISVSKCEIDGITGMQCWIIGYLCDNVDKRDVFQKDVEIAFNIRRSTATVILQLMERNGLITREAVSCDARLKKLILTEKAFDIHLKIEAQIIQVEQKIAKGLTNEEIETFLRLVNKISKNIE; encoded by the coding sequence ATGGATCGTTCAAAGGCCATAGGATTTGTAGTAAAAACACTTTCTAATCAAGTGAAACGACAAATTGATATTAGCGTTTCGAAATGTGAGATTGATGGCATAACAGGAATGCAGTGCTGGATCATTGGTTATCTTTGTGATAACGTAGATAAAAGAGACGTTTTCCAAAAAGATGTTGAAATTGCGTTTAACATTAGGAGATCTACAGCTACTGTTATTTTACAACTTATGGAAAGAAATGGATTGATAACTAGGGAAGCGGTGTCTTGTGATGCACGATTAAAAAAACTTATTCTTACTGAAAAAGCTTTCGATATTCATCTAAAGATAGAAGCCCAAATTATTCAAGTAGAACAAAAAATTGCGAAGGGTTTAACAAATGAAGAAATTGAAACTTTCCTTCGACTTGTGAACAAAATTTCAAAAAATATAGAATAG
- a CDS encoding FeoA family protein codes for MSTLREIRVGQTVKVKKVEGEGAIRRRIMDMGITRGCEIYVRKVAPLGDPLEITVRGYELSLRKVDAEMIVVE; via the coding sequence ATGAGTACATTAAGAGAGATTCGGGTAGGACAAACCGTTAAGGTTAAAAAGGTTGAGGGTGAGGGAGCTATTCGCAGACGTATTATGGATATGGGAATTACAAGAGGCTGTGAAATATATGTGCGTAAGGTAGCACCACTTGGAGATCCATTAGAAATAACCGTTCGAGGATATGAATTATCACTTCGTAAAGTTGATGCAGAAATGATAGTAGTAGAATAG
- a CDS encoding FeoA family protein has protein sequence MPIILAATGNEMSIKKITGNDKTRRFLSSLGFVIGETVTVVSELGGNLILNVKGSRIALDRGMASRIIV, from the coding sequence ATGCCAATAATATTAGCAGCTACTGGAAATGAAATGAGTATTAAGAAGATTACTGGAAATGACAAAACTAGAAGGTTTTTAAGTAGTCTAGGCTTTGTTATAGGTGAAACTGTCACTGTTGTATCTGAACTAGGAGGGAACTTGATTCTTAATGTTAAAGGTAGCAGAATTGCCCTTGATAGAGGTATGGCAAGTCGAATAATAGTCTAG
- a CDS encoding TetR/AcrR family transcriptional regulator, producing the protein MPQIFDDVTRKQIRINMLDNGYELIKKNGYKKTSVEEIAKSCSLAKGTFYNFFTEYFLNENNDEKTSTWILSHVEVKQNNCNWKVFANYLKALAIVNSKNDLLHQDVLNITMDCLISDILDYVYES; encoded by the coding sequence ATGCCACAGATTTTTGATGATGTTACAAGAAAACAAATAAGAATAAACATGTTAGATAATGGTTATGAACTAATCAAGAAAAATGGATACAAAAAAACCTCCGTTGAAGAAATTGCAAAATCCTGCTCTCTTGCCAAAGGCACCTTTTACAATTTTTTTACAGAATATTTTCTAAATGAAAATAACGACGAAAAAACCTCTACATGGATTCTAAGCCATGTAGAAGTTAAACAAAACAACTGCAATTGGAAGGTTTTTGCCAACTATTTGAAAGCTCTTGCCATCGTAAATTCTAAAAATGATTTATTACATCAAGATGTCCTTAATATCACGATGGATTGTTTGATTTCAGATATTTTAGATTATGTGTATGAAAGTTAA
- a CDS encoding FeoA family protein, giving the protein MDILLNFIEAGKLVEIISVQGCDSMCKKIMMMGMSEGSIIKVIKNDSGPLIIKTGEIRLVIGRSMAQKVMVREV; this is encoded by the coding sequence ATGGATATACTTTTGAACTTTATTGAAGCTGGTAAGCTTGTAGAAATTATTAGCGTACAAGGATGCGATAGTATGTGCAAGAAAATTATGATGATGGGCATGAGTGAAGGGTCCATAATTAAAGTTATAAAAAATGACTCTGGTCCTTTAATTATAAAAACAGGAGAGATTCGATTAGTAATAGGCCGAAGTATGGCACAAAAAGTTATGGTTCGTGAAGTTTAA
- a CDS encoding ABC transporter ATP-binding protein, with amino-acid sequence MIKRLAKCVGEYKKDTILAPVFVTFEVIMEVIVPFLMAQIIDNGISKGNLGYISKMGIVLVMCTIFSLFFGMQSGRYAAKASAGYAKNVRREMYYNIQSFSFSDIEKFSSASLVTRLTTDVTNVQNSYQMIIRILVRSPLMLIFSLIMAFNLNAKLALVFLVAIPFLGFGLYLIITNAHPIFEKVFRTYDHLNNVVQENISGIRVVKSYVREEHEKSKFGEVSTKIYSDFSKAEKLLAFNSPLMQFTMYTCILLISWFGAKMIVGSTMTIGQLMSLLAYAAQILMSLMMLSMVFVMITISRASAERIVEVLDEKSGLHNPEQPIYEVPNGCVNFENVDFSYTDDKNKLCLKKIDISIKAGETIGIIGGTGSAKTTFVQLIPRLYDVSSGNILVGGVDVRKYDIQALRDEVAMVLQKNVLFSGTIKENLRWGNKDASDDELIRVCKLAQADDFIAKFPHKYDTYIEQGGSNVSGGQKQRICIARALLKKPKILILDDSTSAIDTKTDALIRIAFKEEIPSTTKLIIAQRISSVEDADKIIIMDAGRIDAIGTHDELLKTNKIYQEVYTSQMKGVETNE; translated from the coding sequence ATGATTAAACGACTTGCAAAATGCGTAGGTGAGTATAAAAAAGACACCATCCTTGCGCCCGTTTTTGTAACATTTGAGGTTATTATGGAGGTTATAGTACCTTTCTTAATGGCACAAATTATTGATAACGGAATCTCAAAAGGGAATTTAGGTTACATCAGTAAAATGGGTATTGTACTAGTGATGTGTACTATATTTTCACTTTTTTTCGGTATGCAATCAGGAAGATATGCAGCCAAAGCATCTGCAGGATATGCAAAGAATGTACGGCGAGAAATGTATTACAATATACAGAGTTTTTCATTCTCGGATATTGAAAAATTTTCAAGTGCAAGCCTAGTAACTAGGTTAACTACAGATGTGACTAATGTTCAAAACTCCTACCAGATGATTATTCGTATTTTAGTACGAAGTCCATTAATGCTTATTTTTTCTTTGATTATGGCATTTAACCTTAATGCAAAATTAGCTTTAGTATTTCTTGTAGCTATCCCATTTTTAGGATTTGGGCTTTACTTAATTATTACCAACGCCCATCCTATTTTCGAGAAAGTATTCCGTACCTACGACCATCTAAACAATGTTGTACAAGAAAACATAAGTGGTATTAGAGTTGTAAAATCTTATGTTCGTGAAGAACATGAAAAAAGCAAATTTGGAGAGGTATCTACAAAAATCTATAGTGATTTTTCAAAAGCAGAAAAATTATTAGCTTTTAACAGTCCACTCATGCAATTTACCATGTATACATGTATTCTCCTAATATCTTGGTTTGGTGCAAAGATGATTGTAGGTTCAACTATGACCATAGGTCAATTAATGAGTTTATTGGCTTACGCTGCACAAATTTTAATGAGTTTGATGATGCTTTCAATGGTTTTTGTCATGATTACAATTTCTCGTGCTTCGGCAGAAAGAATTGTAGAGGTTCTAGATGAAAAAAGTGGGTTGCATAACCCAGAGCAGCCGATTTATGAAGTGCCTAATGGCTGTGTGAATTTTGAAAATGTAGATTTTAGTTACACTGATGACAAAAACAAACTTTGCCTTAAAAAAATTGATATCTCTATCAAGGCTGGTGAAACCATTGGTATCATTGGTGGTACTGGAAGTGCAAAAACTACTTTTGTTCAACTAATTCCTAGACTTTATGACGTATCAAGTGGAAATATTTTAGTAGGTGGGGTAGATGTGCGTAAATATGATATACAAGCCTTACGTGATGAAGTTGCCATGGTTCTACAAAAAAATGTACTTTTTTCAGGAACAATCAAAGAGAACCTTAGGTGGGGAAATAAAGATGCTTCGGATGACGAACTCATAAGAGTGTGCAAGTTAGCACAAGCGGATGATTTTATTGCGAAATTTCCACATAAATATGACACTTACATTGAACAGGGAGGTTCCAATGTTTCTGGAGGGCAAAAGCAAAGGATTTGTATTGCACGTGCACTGCTAAAGAAACCTAAAATATTAATTCTAGATGATTCTACTAGTGCTATAGACACGAAAACGGATGCTCTAATCCGAATTGCATTCAAAGAGGAAATTCCTAGTACCACAAAACTTATTATAGCTCAGCGTATCTCCTCGGTGGAGGATGCCGATAAGATAATTATAATGGATGCTGGTAGAATAGATGCCATAGGGACTCATGATGAACTTTTAAAAACCAATAAAATCTATCAAGAAGTCTATACTTCACAGATGAAAGGGGTAGAGACAAATGAATAA
- a CDS encoding ABC transporter ATP-binding protein: protein MNNNKSKPKSNGKTMKRLFSYVTSTYKIHFIIVIICILFSALAGVGGSLFLQIVIDDYITPLLKVSNPVFSGLLKAILVMAGIYCIGVVSTFLYNRLMVTIGQGVQKKIRDEMYSHMQTLSIKYFDTHSHGDIMSRYTNDIDTLRQMLSQSIPQMFSSAITIVSVFLAMIYVSWHLTALVIIMVVVMLFITGKITGRSSEFFIKQQSSMGKTNGFIEEMINGQNVVKVFCHEEDSKEQFDLLNEELCNNATKANNYANILMPIMSNLGNLLYVLVAIVGGVLALSGIGGLTLGAIASFLQLSKTFSMPIGQISQQLNAVIMALAGAQRIFELMDEESEEDEGYVTLVNAKYEGDILCETENRTGIWAWKHPHEDSTVTYTKLTGDVQFFDVDFGYNEEKTVLHNVSLDAHSGEKLAFVGATGAGKTTITNLINRFYDIQDGKIRYDDININKIRKSDLRRSLGVVLQDTNLFTGTIMENIKYGKLDATDEEIYAAARLANADGFISMMPKGYDTILSGDGSGLSQGQRQLLSIARAAVANPPVMILDEATSSIDTRTEAIVQRGMDSLMQGRTVFVIAHRLSTVKNADEIMVLDEGRIIECGNHEKLISEKGKYYQLYTGAFELE, encoded by the coding sequence ATGAATAATAATAAGTCCAAGCCTAAATCGAATGGAAAAACCATGAAAAGATTATTTTCATATGTTACAAGTACTTATAAAATACACTTTATAATTGTTATCATATGTATATTGTTTAGTGCTCTTGCAGGGGTGGGGGGGTCACTTTTTCTTCAAATAGTGATTGATGATTACATTACTCCGTTACTTAAAGTTTCAAATCCTGTATTCTCTGGACTTCTAAAAGCTATACTTGTGATGGCTGGTATTTATTGTATTGGTGTTGTGTCGACATTTCTCTATAACAGATTAATGGTAACCATAGGCCAAGGGGTACAAAAGAAAATTAGAGATGAAATGTATTCTCATATGCAAACTCTGTCTATAAAATATTTTGATACTCATTCACATGGTGACATTATGAGTCGCTATACTAATGATATAGATACCTTAAGGCAGATGTTATCTCAAAGTATCCCACAGATGTTTTCTTCTGCAATTACTATTGTAAGCGTATTTTTGGCCATGATTTATGTCAGTTGGCATTTAACTGCGCTTGTAATTATAATGGTGGTAGTTATGCTATTTATTACTGGGAAAATTACTGGGAGGAGTTCTGAATTTTTTATTAAACAGCAAAGTTCTATGGGTAAAACAAATGGATTTATCGAGGAAATGATTAATGGACAAAATGTGGTTAAGGTGTTCTGCCATGAGGAAGATTCAAAAGAACAGTTCGATCTTCTAAACGAGGAACTTTGTAATAATGCTACAAAAGCAAATAATTATGCAAATATACTTATGCCTATTATGTCGAATTTAGGTAATCTTCTTTATGTCTTGGTTGCCATTGTTGGAGGAGTTTTAGCACTAAGTGGAATTGGTGGGTTAACCCTAGGGGCTATTGCCTCATTCTTACAGCTTAGTAAAACCTTCAGCATGCCTATTGGTCAAATCTCTCAACAACTCAACGCTGTTATTATGGCACTGGCGGGTGCACAACGTATTTTTGAATTGATGGATGAAGAATCCGAAGAGGATGAAGGTTATGTAACACTAGTAAATGCTAAATATGAGGGCGATATTTTATGTGAAACTGAAAATCGTACAGGAATATGGGCTTGGAAGCACCCTCATGAAGATAGTACTGTTACCTACACTAAATTAACAGGAGATGTGCAATTTTTTGATGTGGATTTCGGTTATAATGAAGAAAAAACTGTATTGCATAATGTAAGCCTTGATGCACATTCTGGTGAAAAGTTAGCGTTTGTTGGTGCTACTGGTGCGGGAAAAACCACCATAACTAATTTGATTAATCGTTTCTATGATATTCAAGATGGTAAAATCCGATATGATGATATCAACATTAACAAAATTAGAAAAAGTGATTTGCGTCGTTCCCTTGGAGTTGTGCTTCAAGATACAAATTTATTTACTGGAACCATTATGGAAAATATCAAATATGGCAAGCTTGATGCTACGGATGAAGAAATTTATGCAGCTGCAAGGCTTGCAAATGCTGATGGGTTTATTTCCATGATGCCAAAGGGTTATGATACTATTTTATCAGGAGACGGATCTGGGTTATCACAAGGTCAAAGACAACTATTGTCCATTGCAAGAGCTGCTGTTGCTAACCCTCCAGTTATGATTCTTGATGAAGCCACTTCTAGCATCGATACGCGTACAGAGGCGATTGTACAAAGAGGTATGGATTCACTTATGCAAGGTCGTACGGTATTTGTAATTGCTCATAGGCTTTCTACAGTGAAAAATGCTGATGAAATTATGGTACTTGATGAAGGCCGAATTATTGAATGTGGTAACCATGAAAAGTTAATATCAGAGAAAGGAAAGTATTATCAGCTCTATACTGGCGCCTTTGAACTTGAGTGA
- a CDS encoding Crp/Fnr family transcriptional regulator — protein MLFSSKLFENIRLTKKTMNYLEDYIISCEIKDEKQFLYNELLDNRIILILDGSFSLNLTLSSGSKTPLKIYTKKDVIIKNELSSINYNSIFICTKKVKYISIREDAIRELLPNDPSLLCNYLNIKEELICHLLNKIELSLEKNNLVKICKYILFETSNLCNNTISLLYTMETLSDVLGMSNSTLYRKVNYLKRHGIISLNNKTIKVLDMDKLQALMTAI, from the coding sequence ATGCTTTTTTCTTCTAAACTATTTGAAAATATTAGGTTAACAAAAAAAACTATGAACTACCTAGAAGACTATATAATCTCATGTGAAATAAAAGATGAGAAGCAATTTTTATACAATGAACTTCTAGATAATAGAATTATACTTATCCTAGATGGATCTTTCTCTTTAAATTTAACTCTATCCAGTGGATCCAAAACTCCATTAAAGATTTATACAAAAAAAGATGTAATAATAAAAAATGAACTTTCATCTATAAATTATAACAGTATATTTATATGTACAAAAAAAGTAAAATATATATCTATAAGAGAAGACGCCATAAGAGAACTCCTTCCAAACGACCCTTCGCTACTTTGTAACTATCTTAATATAAAAGAGGAACTAATTTGCCATTTGCTTAATAAAATAGAGCTCTCACTAGAGAAAAATAACCTCGTTAAAATATGTAAATATATTTTATTTGAAACTTCTAATCTGTGTAATAACACTATATCTCTTCTATATACAATGGAAACACTATCTGATGTATTAGGAATGAGTAACTCTACTCTTTACAGAAAAGTTAATTATTTAAAAAGACATGGCATAATAAGCTTAAATAATAAGACTATAAAGGTTTTAGATATGGATAAGCTCCAAGCTCTTATGACAGCTATTTAA
- a CDS encoding flavodoxin family protein codes for MTFKVMGVTSGRKDSNSEILLKEALLACAQQGAEITMINLRNYNIMDCTGCTACTNGMTIGKNVGCSLDKKDDKKAIMEVMLNQDAVIFSAPTYDLMPTATFLKFMHRNLSYESAFLESIGEIEHKDRVGALIAVGGSTRSWQSMALEAMQATCFTNDFKIIDMYLATRVPAPKQCLLHDDMIKRAEEIGNNVMKSLNTKAEKRVWLGDENMGWCPNCHSNALILGEAQWDGLQFPIECQVCGAGGDLEKTETGKWKFVIAKDGLSRDRTTIEGRQHHLEEIYHTQGGFYTDENLSTVKEKFGKYKDLKFHTIEINKA; via the coding sequence ATGACTTTTAAAGTAATGGGCGTTACATCTGGTAGAAAAGATTCAAATTCTGAAATTTTATTAAAGGAGGCACTTTTAGCTTGCGCGCAACAAGGGGCGGAAATCACAATGATTAATCTAAGGAATTACAACATTATGGATTGTACAGGATGTACAGCATGTACAAATGGTATGACTATTGGTAAAAACGTTGGGTGCAGCTTAGATAAAAAAGATGATAAAAAAGCAATTATGGAAGTTATGTTAAATCAAGATGCTGTTATTTTCTCAGCACCTACATATGATTTAATGCCAACTGCAACATTTTTAAAATTTATGCATAGAAATTTAAGTTATGAATCTGCATTTTTAGAATCAATTGGTGAAATTGAGCATAAAGATAGAGTTGGTGCTTTAATTGCTGTTGGAGGATCTACTCGTTCTTGGCAGTCGATGGCATTAGAAGCTATGCAGGCAACTTGTTTTACAAATGATTTTAAAATTATTGATATGTATTTGGCTACTCGTGTGCCAGCTCCAAAACAATGTTTATTACATGATGATATGATTAAACGTGCCGAAGAAATTGGTAACAATGTTATGAAATCATTAAATACCAAAGCAGAAAAAAGAGTGTGGTTAGGGGATGAAAATATGGGTTGGTGTCCAAATTGTCATTCTAATGCATTGATTTTAGGGGAAGCTCAATGGGATGGGTTACAATTCCCAATTGAATGTCAAGTTTGTGGTGCTGGTGGAGACTTAGAAAAAACAGAAACTGGTAAATGGAAATTTGTTATAGCTAAAGATGGTTTAAGTCGTGATCGTACTACTATTGAAGGGAGACAACACCATTTAGAAGAAATTTACCATACACAAGGTGGATTTTACACAGATGAAAATTTATCAACTGTTAAAGAAAAGTTCGGTAAATATAAAGATCTAAAATTTCATACAATAGAAATTAATAAAGCATAA
- a CDS encoding PucR family transcriptional regulator, giving the protein MAKLKTLLNFLENKPNIKIWGTHNPDTIIDEVFFLQANMEFSPNALYLTTKNHKSLLINKDNILFIVNKASEDIHILQIETKNSIEEIYRLICGFMFTEYKLFAKKLNIYNSLSACNDINKTLNICESYLNNPIFILDTSYRILGRSTFANSITSSIETYNDQTYLLIDTVNLMKKNKCIDNIYSSSTSFFHASDKSLIFCGIRINNITVAYICILQENREFLEEDLELTNTLAQTLSIQMQKDNLFINSSGLEEEYYLMDLLKNSINNLNYIEERLKNIDFKLNKNILLIVIPFRQTYQDYRHNFGLKQLIVTTKNIFGNCIPAYYEDSIILMVSKEDDEVFSENTKTRFIDFLKLNNLKAGVSLTFQNILKTKEFYKQATYALKLPENLKIDGFLFYFKDYIEYYLFHILQSNDNIIEKIELHTLIHPLINKLIGIDKNNNSVLLQTLIVYLESNRNAKLTSEKLNIHCSTFFYRYHKIEELLKISLSNSDILFKFELSLKILRYQK; this is encoded by the coding sequence TTGGCTAAACTTAAAACATTATTAAATTTTCTTGAAAATAAACCAAACATTAAAATTTGGGGAACACATAATCCGGATACTATTATTGATGAAGTATTCTTTTTGCAAGCTAATATGGAATTTTCTCCAAATGCTTTGTATTTGACAACAAAAAACCATAAATCTTTATTAATTAATAAAGACAATATTTTATTTATCGTAAATAAAGCAAGTGAAGACATTCATATTTTACAGATTGAGACTAAAAATAGTATAGAAGAAATTTATAGATTAATTTGTGGATTTATGTTTACAGAATATAAACTATTTGCTAAAAAGTTGAATATCTATAATAGCTTATCTGCTTGTAATGATATTAATAAAACTTTAAATATATGTGAAAGCTATTTAAATAACCCTATTTTTATTTTAGATACTAGTTATCGTATTCTTGGTCGTTCCACTTTTGCTAATTCTATTACATCTAGTATAGAAACTTACAATGATCAAACTTATCTGTTAATTGATACTGTTAATCTTATGAAAAAAAATAAATGTATAGATAATATTTATAGTTCTAGTACATCTTTTTTTCACGCTTCTGATAAAAGTCTTATCTTTTGTGGTATTCGTATTAATAATATTACTGTAGCGTACATATGTATTTTACAAGAAAATCGAGAATTTCTTGAAGAAGATTTAGAACTAACCAACACTTTGGCACAAACTCTTTCTATACAAATGCAAAAAGATAACTTGTTTATAAATAGTTCAGGACTCGAAGAAGAATATTATTTAATGGATTTATTAAAAAATTCAATTAATAATCTAAACTATATAGAAGAACGACTAAAAAATATAGATTTTAAATTAAATAAAAATATATTACTAATTGTTATACCTTTTCGCCAAACATATCAAGATTACCGTCATAATTTTGGATTAAAGCAGTTAATTGTTACTACTAAAAATATATTTGGGAATTGTATTCCTGCTTATTATGAAGATAGTATCATTCTCATGGTAAGTAAAGAAGATGATGAGGTATTTTCTGAAAACACAAAAACAAGGTTTATAGATTTTTTAAAGCTCAATAATTTAAAAGCAGGGGTTAGTTTGACATTTCAAAACATACTTAAAACAAAGGAGTTTTATAAACAAGCTACTTATGCTTTAAAATTACCAGAGAACTTAAAAATTGATGGTTTCTTATTTTATTTCAAAGACTATATAGAATATTATCTATTTCATATATTGCAAAGCAATGATAATATTATTGAAAAGATTGAACTACACACATTGATTCATCCATTGATTAACAAGCTTATAGGGATCGATAAAAACAATAATTCAGTATTATTACAAACATTAATAGTTTATTTAGAAAGTAATAGGAATGCAAAATTGACCTCAGAAAAACTAAATATACATTGTAGTACATTTTTTTACCGTTACCATAAGATAGAAGAATTATTGAAAATTTCACTAAGCAACAGTGATATTTTGTTTAAATTCGAATTATCATTAAAAATTCTAAGATACCAAAAATAA
- a CDS encoding ABC transporter transmembrane domain-containing protein gives MDVKASVLWGAFAMIAYLLQQLLYTTATIISHKSSFEIMKNIRDRIVDKISKCSMGTVAEKLQGEYKKLIVDDVEALELPLAHMIPELTSNLVAPILILIYLFIKDYRMALASLISFVIAGIVTKMMMGKEAMRIYQVFTKGSEEMNETVVEYIRGLQVIKAFNQTTSSMKRFKDASLRTIALAAGTSTGSIYTRFHNKVGLFHARVDPVVDELRSW, from the coding sequence ATGGACGTAAAGGCAAGTGTGTTATGGGGAGCATTTGCAATGATAGCATATTTACTACAGCAGTTACTTTATACAACAGCAACGATAATATCACATAAATCAAGCTTTGAGATTATGAAAAACATCAGAGATAGAATCGTAGACAAGATTTCTAAATGCTCTATGGGAACTGTTGCAGAAAAATTGCAGGGAGAATATAAGAAGCTAATTGTGGATGATGTAGAAGCATTAGAACTTCCTTTAGCGCATATGATTCCAGAACTTACATCAAATTTGGTTGCACCAATTTTGATACTGATATATTTATTTATAAAGGATTACCGAATGGCATTGGCTTCATTAATTTCATTTGTAATTGCGGGAATAGTAACAAAAATGATGATGGGTAAAGAGGCTATGAGAATCTATCAGGTATTCACTAAGGGCAGTGAAGAAATGAATGAAACTGTGGTGGAATATATAAGAGGGTTGCAGGTAATTAAAGCTTTTAACCAGACAACTTCATCTATGAAGAGATTCAAGGATGCATCATTGCGCACGATAGCACTGGCTGCAGGTACCAGCACAGGATCTATCTATACCCGGTTTCATAATAAAGTAGGACTGTTTCATGCCAGAGTTGATCCGGTAGTAGATGAGCTAAGAAGCTGGTAA